One window from the genome of Trabulsiella odontotermitis encodes:
- a CDS encoding DUF5107 domain-containing protein, with product MYGSVKVWQETLSLPTWTTGAEDTNPMFLEKRVYQGSSGAVYPYGVIDTLTGQREMRDYQAVWMENDFIRVLLLPELGGRIHRAFDKVKQRDFVYYNEVVKPALVGLLGPWISGGIEFNWPQHHRPTTFMPVDFTLQASEDGAQTVWMGEAEPMRGLQVMTGFTLYPDRALIEITGKVFNGNATPRHFLWWANPAVKGGDDHQSVFPPDVTAVFDHGKRDVSAFPIATGTYYKVDYSAGVDISRYKNVPVPTSYMAEKSDYDFVGAYHHGERGGLLHVADHHISPGKKQWTWGYDDFGQAWDRNLTDRNGPYIELMTGVFTDNQPDFTWLAPYEEKVFVQNFLPYSELATVQNASTSLALKLERENGQLTLGIYAVAPLQDVVVELSADGASLWETTLSLQPGNSWLETMTDRFSQRLTLTVRSATGQMLLSYQEHIAEETPLPDPARAPAQPQEITNSDELYFIGQHLEQYNHASRFAADYYRRALELDPQDYRNNVALGTLALNSADWPQAEQCARAALARAHRLNKNPRDGEASMLLGSALERQGEEADAREHYFKASWSGNCRDAAWWSLARLAAKTGNWQDALAHVDLSLQFNGSNLLAMGLKALALSHQQGDADALVYISECLERYPLNYPLHYVRWMILRDTASLRTLRQVTGQRGANACLLAGWLTSLGQNDAAREMLQSLDCQEALPLLWLASLTADPAARQRLIATAETQHARHVRFPNTLDEVQMLQSLGDAPFASYLLGCFWYSKRRYAPAVTCWQATLQQRPDFAPAYRLLGIYAWNKQQDAQQALAALQRAVDLEPENARFLFELDFLNKQLGEAVAQRLSRLEARQAVVLRRDDLTAELLSLWNSSGHYDAAAQVLQEREFHPWEGGEGKVTGQYLLNQQHRALMAIAAGQYSEAQGLLTAALRYPHNLGEGRLPGQTDNDIWYLLGYCAAKLGNHEQAQAHYRQASRGDSSLNAGRYYNDQPADYLFWQGMAMRALGRTAEAARHFQAFAKWVAAHQDTIPEADFFAVSLPDLVVLDTPPSHHHREHCLFIAALGQLGEGDFTACNATMASLLTLNPAHDKAHLLRHALMCGIFASLSTEALL from the coding sequence ATGTACGGTTCAGTAAAGGTGTGGCAGGAGACGCTTTCACTTCCCACATGGACGACCGGGGCGGAAGACACGAACCCGATGTTTCTTGAAAAGCGCGTCTACCAGGGATCATCGGGGGCGGTATACCCGTATGGCGTGATCGATACCCTGACCGGCCAGCGTGAAATGCGCGACTATCAGGCGGTGTGGATGGAAAACGACTTCATCCGCGTGCTGCTGTTGCCGGAACTCGGCGGGCGCATCCATCGCGCCTTCGACAAAGTCAAACAGCGCGATTTTGTCTATTACAACGAGGTGGTGAAACCGGCGCTGGTGGGGCTGCTGGGGCCGTGGATCTCTGGCGGTATCGAATTTAACTGGCCGCAGCATCACCGTCCGACTACCTTCATGCCGGTCGATTTCACTCTTCAGGCGTCAGAGGATGGCGCACAAACGGTCTGGATGGGCGAAGCGGAGCCGATGCGTGGTTTGCAGGTGATGACCGGCTTCACGCTGTATCCCGATCGGGCGCTGATTGAAATTACCGGCAAAGTCTTCAACGGCAACGCCACGCCGCGCCATTTCCTGTGGTGGGCGAATCCGGCAGTGAAGGGCGGCGACGATCACCAGAGCGTCTTTCCTCCGGATGTCACAGCGGTGTTTGACCACGGCAAGCGCGACGTCTCCGCGTTCCCGATTGCCACTGGCACCTACTACAAAGTGGATTACTCGGCGGGCGTCGATATCTCCCGCTACAAAAACGTCCCGGTGCCGACCTCTTACATGGCGGAAAAATCGGATTACGATTTTGTCGGTGCCTATCACCACGGCGAGCGCGGCGGCCTGCTGCACGTTGCCGATCACCATATTTCACCGGGCAAAAAGCAGTGGACGTGGGGCTATGACGATTTCGGCCAGGCGTGGGATCGCAATCTCACTGATCGCAACGGTCCGTACATCGAACTGATGACGGGCGTGTTCACCGACAACCAGCCCGATTTCACCTGGCTTGCGCCTTACGAAGAAAAAGTGTTTGTGCAGAACTTCCTGCCGTACAGCGAACTGGCGACGGTGCAGAACGCCAGCACCTCTCTGGCGCTGAAACTGGAAAGGGAAAACGGTCAACTGACGCTGGGGATTTACGCCGTTGCGCCGTTGCAGGATGTGGTCGTTGAACTGAGCGCTGACGGCGCGTCGTTGTGGGAAACCACACTGTCGCTACAGCCGGGCAACAGCTGGCTGGAGACGATGACCGACCGTTTTTCGCAACGCTTAACTTTGACGGTTCGTTCTGCCACAGGCCAGATGCTGCTCAGCTATCAGGAACATATCGCCGAAGAGACTCCGCTGCCGGATCCAGCCCGCGCTCCCGCACAGCCACAGGAGATTACCAACAGCGATGAACTGTACTTTATTGGTCAGCATCTGGAGCAGTACAACCACGCCAGCCGTTTTGCCGCGGATTATTACCGCCGGGCGCTGGAACTGGATCCCCAGGATTATCGTAATAACGTCGCGCTGGGCACGCTGGCGCTTAACAGCGCCGACTGGCCGCAGGCGGAACAGTGCGCCCGCGCCGCGCTGGCGAGAGCGCACCGGCTGAACAAAAACCCGCGCGACGGCGAAGCCAGTATGCTGCTCGGCAGCGCGCTGGAGCGTCAGGGCGAGGAGGCTGACGCTCGCGAGCACTATTTCAAAGCAAGCTGGAGCGGCAACTGCCGTGATGCGGCCTGGTGGTCGCTGGCGCGTCTCGCGGCGAAAACAGGCAACTGGCAGGATGCGCTGGCGCATGTCGATCTCAGCCTGCAATTCAACGGCAGCAACCTGCTGGCGATGGGGCTGAAGGCGCTGGCATTGTCGCATCAACAGGGCGATGCCGACGCGCTGGTGTACATCAGTGAATGCCTGGAACGTTACCCGCTGAACTATCCGCTTCATTATGTCCGTTGGATGATCCTGCGTGATACGGCGTCGCTGAGAACGTTGCGTCAGGTCACCGGGCAGCGCGGGGCGAACGCCTGTCTGCTGGCGGGGTGGTTAACGTCTCTGGGGCAGAACGATGCCGCCCGCGAGATGTTGCAGAGCCTTGACTGCCAGGAGGCGCTGCCGCTGTTATGGCTGGCCTCGCTGACGGCCGATCCTGCGGCCCGCCAGCGGCTTATCGCTACCGCCGAAACGCAGCATGCGCGCCATGTCCGTTTCCCCAATACCCTCGACGAAGTACAGATGCTGCAATCGCTCGGCGACGCGCCTTTCGCCAGTTATTTGCTGGGCTGTTTCTGGTACAGCAAGCGGCGTTATGCCCCGGCGGTGACCTGCTGGCAGGCAACACTGCAACAGCGACCGGATTTCGCGCCAGCGTACCGTCTGCTGGGGATCTACGCCTGGAACAAGCAACAGGATGCACAGCAGGCACTGGCCGCGCTGCAACGGGCGGTTGACCTGGAGCCGGAGAACGCCCGCTTCCTGTTTGAACTCGATTTCCTCAACAAGCAACTGGGTGAAGCGGTGGCGCAACGGCTTTCCCGACTTGAAGCACGGCAGGCGGTTGTGCTGCGCCGCGATGATCTCACCGCCGAGTTGCTGAGCCTGTGGAACAGCAGTGGTCACTACGACGCAGCGGCGCAGGTATTGCAGGAGCGCGAGTTTCACCCGTGGGAAGGGGGTGAAGGCAAAGTCACCGGCCAGTATCTGCTCAATCAGCAGCACCGGGCGCTGATGGCCATCGCGGCAGGGCAGTACAGCGAGGCGCAGGGGCTGTTAACCGCCGCGTTACGTTACCCGCACAATCTGGGCGAAGGGCGACTGCCGGGGCAGACCGACAACGACATCTGGTATCTGCTCGGTTACTGCGCGGCAAAGCTTGGCAATCATGAGCAGGCGCAGGCGCATTACCGCCAGGCATCGCGGGGGGATTCCAGCCTCAATGCCGGTCGCTATTACAACGATCAGCCCGCGGATTATCTCTTCTGGCAGGGCATGGCGATGCGGGCGCTCGGTCGCACAGCAGAAGCGGCGCGGCATTTCCAGGCCTTCGCGAAGTGGGTTGCGGCGCATCAGGACACCATCCCGGAAGCCGATTTTTTCGCCGTATCGTTGCCGGATCTGGTGGTGCTGGATACGCCGCCATCTCATCACCATCGCGAGCACTGCCTGTTCATCGCGGCGCTCGGGCAACTCGGCGAAGGTGATTTCACCGCCTGCAACGCGACGATGGCAAGTCTGTTAACACTCAACCCGGCTCATGACAAAGCGCATCTGCTGCGCCATGCGCTGATGTGCGGCATTTTTGCGTCACTCTCAACAGAGGCACTTTTATGA
- a CDS encoding sugar porter family MFS transporter produces MNNTQTQLNMGYVWTICLVAACGGLLFGYDWVVIGGAKPFYEAWFSITDPAQSGWAMSSALAGCVFGALISGWCADKLGRRLPLILSAILFSASALGTALATSFDMFVIYRIVGGVGIGLASALSPLYIAEVSPAEKRGRFVAVNQLTIVIGVLAAQLINLIIADPVPGGATQQMLVDTWNGQMGWRWMFGAELVPALAFLVLMFFVPESPRWLMKAGKPERARTMLERIGSKGYAAQTLQDIAQTLQQDNHKVSYSTLLQPQIKPIVIIGMVLAVFQQWCGINVIFNYAQEIFASAGFDINGTLKSIVATGIINLVFTIAALPLVDKLGRRKLMLLGASGLTVIYVLIAGAYAMGVMGWPVLVLVLAAIAIYALTLAPVTWVLLSEIFPTRVRGLAMSLGTLALWIACFLLTYTFPLLNASLGAAGSFLLYGVICAAGYFYILRNVPETKGVTLEALEAQLAQLHQKHPAGANPESMR; encoded by the coding sequence ATGAACAATACGCAGACACAACTGAATATGGGCTACGTCTGGACGATTTGTCTGGTCGCGGCCTGCGGTGGATTGCTGTTTGGTTATGACTGGGTGGTGATTGGCGGGGCGAAGCCATTTTACGAGGCGTGGTTCTCCATCACCGATCCGGCACAGTCGGGCTGGGCGATGAGTTCCGCGCTGGCTGGTTGCGTCTTCGGCGCACTGATTTCCGGCTGGTGTGCCGATAAACTGGGGCGTCGCCTGCCGCTGATCCTGTCGGCTATTCTGTTCAGCGCCTCGGCGCTGGGAACCGCGCTCGCCACCAGTTTCGATATGTTCGTGATTTACCGCATTGTGGGCGGTGTCGGTATCGGTCTTGCGTCCGCGCTCAGTCCGCTGTATATCGCGGAAGTGAGCCCGGCGGAAAAACGTGGACGCTTTGTCGCCGTGAACCAGTTGACCATTGTGATTGGCGTGCTGGCGGCGCAGCTTATCAACCTGATCATCGCCGATCCGGTTCCAGGTGGGGCGACGCAGCAGATGCTGGTCGACACCTGGAACGGGCAGATGGGCTGGCGCTGGATGTTTGGCGCGGAGCTGGTTCCGGCACTGGCATTCCTGGTGTTGATGTTCTTTGTCCCGGAATCGCCGCGCTGGCTGATGAAAGCCGGAAAACCAGAGCGTGCCAGAACGATGCTGGAGCGTATTGGCTCGAAAGGTTATGCGGCACAGACGTTGCAGGATATCGCCCAGACCCTGCAACAGGACAATCATAAGGTCTCGTATTCCACCCTGTTGCAGCCGCAAATCAAACCCATCGTCATTATCGGTATGGTGCTGGCGGTGTTCCAGCAGTGGTGCGGGATTAACGTCATCTTTAACTACGCGCAGGAGATTTTTGCCTCCGCCGGGTTTGATATCAACGGCACACTGAAATCCATTGTGGCGACCGGGATCATCAACCTCGTCTTTACCATTGCTGCGCTGCCGCTGGTGGATAAACTGGGCCGCCGCAAGCTGATGCTGCTCGGCGCGTCCGGCCTGACCGTCATCTACGTGCTGATTGCCGGCGCTTACGCCATGGGCGTGATGGGTTGGCCGGTGCTGGTACTGGTGCTCGCGGCGATCGCCATCTACGCGCTGACCCTGGCGCCGGTGACCTGGGTGCTGCTGTCAGAAATCTTCCCGACCCGCGTGCGCGGTCTGGCGATGTCGCTCGGCACGCTGGCGCTGTGGATTGCCTGTTTCCTGTTGACCTACACCTTCCCGCTGCTGAACGCCAGTCTCGGCGCGGCGGGCAGTTTCCTGCTCTACGGGGTTATCTGTGCGGCGGGGTATTTCTATATTCTGCGTAATGTCCCGGAAACCAAAGGTGTGACGCTGGAGGCGCTGGAAGCTCAACTGGCGCAACTGCACCAGAAACACCCGGCAGGCGCGAATCCGGAGTCAATGCGCTGA
- a CDS encoding aldose 1-epimerase gives MSGVLQLENAHLRMRIDPQGGALKQLFSLTFQRPVLYDAANPAALFPMLPLANRVAENRFWLQGREIALPQSPVDADFYLHGDGWLKRWQVVTQTDSGCELQLRSQHPCGFDYLARLRYQLQDNVLHATLHLTHCGATPMLYGLGFHPWFHFNARSRVQFSASGYWPEGEQHLPQAWQPQLPEAADFSHPTYGRDEWLNVCYSGWSGRAQIDNDVMCVTLFAQTPWLMLFRMSGQSFLCLEPQSHPINAHRQPGQPGLVLLQKGDETRFGMSIVVTTSPESG, from the coding sequence ATGAGCGGGGTTCTGCAACTGGAAAATGCGCATCTGCGGATGCGCATTGATCCGCAGGGCGGTGCGCTGAAACAGCTCTTTTCACTGACGTTTCAGCGCCCGGTGCTGTACGACGCCGCAAATCCCGCCGCGCTGTTTCCGATGCTGCCGCTGGCGAACCGGGTGGCGGAAAACCGGTTCTGGCTACAGGGTCGGGAGATAGCGCTGCCGCAGAGCCCGGTGGATGCCGATTTTTACCTTCACGGCGACGGCTGGCTGAAACGCTGGCAGGTGGTGACGCAGACCGATAGCGGTTGCGAACTACAACTGCGCAGCCAGCATCCCTGCGGTTTTGATTATCTGGCGCGTTTGCGTTATCAGCTTCAGGACAACGTGCTGCATGCGACATTACACCTGACCCACTGCGGCGCAACGCCGATGCTTTACGGGCTGGGGTTTCATCCCTGGTTTCATTTTAACGCCCGTAGTCGCGTGCAGTTCAGCGCCAGCGGCTACTGGCCGGAAGGGGAGCAGCATCTGCCGCAGGCATGGCAGCCACAGTTGCCGGAGGCCGCCGATTTCAGCCACCCGACGTATGGGCGCGATGAATGGCTGAACGTCTGCTATTCCGGCTGGAGCGGACGAGCGCAGATCGATAATGATGTGATGTGTGTCACGCTTTTCGCGCAAACTCCGTGGCTGATGCTGTTCAGGATGTCGGGTCAGTCATTCCTCTGTCTTGAACCCCAGAGCCACCCGATCAACGCCCACCGCCAGCCGGGTCAGCCCGGGCTGGTGTTGCTGCAGAAAGGTGACGAAACCCGCTTCGGCATGTCAATTGTGGTCACTACGTCGCCAGAATCAGGTTAA